From one Streptomyces sp. NBC_01478 genomic stretch:
- a CDS encoding PadR family transcriptional regulator — MADVRLTTSSFLVLGIIDKLGEASPYDVKTEAARTVAPFWSMPHAQVYAQCDRLLEAGLLSQVRRESGRNRRVLTLTGQGRAVLRGWLDDPEFVPVEARERGILKLWFGGRPDVLAPAQLGEHEKTLRGYEELADGVGGLLAPGQREALEFGIRYERMMIDFWEWVRHRDERAQDR; from the coding sequence ATGGCTGACGTGCGGCTGACCACCTCCTCGTTCCTCGTCCTCGGCATCATCGACAAGCTGGGCGAGGCGAGCCCGTACGACGTGAAGACGGAGGCCGCGCGTACCGTCGCGCCGTTCTGGTCGATGCCGCACGCGCAGGTGTACGCCCAGTGCGACCGGCTGCTGGAGGCCGGGCTGCTCTCCCAGGTGCGGCGCGAAAGCGGCCGTAACCGCCGGGTGTTGACCCTCACCGGCCAGGGCCGGGCCGTCCTGAGGGGCTGGCTCGACGACCCGGAGTTCGTGCCGGTCGAGGCCAGGGAGCGCGGCATTCTCAAGCTGTGGTTCGGCGGCCGTCCCGACGTCCTCGCCCCGGCCCAGCTCGGCGAGCACGAGAAGACGCTTCGGGGCTACGAGGAACTCGCCGACGGGGTGGGTGGGTTACTTGCCCCGGGGCAGCGCGAGGCGCTGGAGTTCGGCATCCGGTACGAGCGGATGATGATCGACTTCTGGGAGTGGGTACGGCACCGCGACGAACGCGCGCAGGACCGTTGA